A window of Paenibacillus sp. 19GGS1-52 contains these coding sequences:
- the ftsE gene encoding cell division ATP-binding protein FtsE, with the protein MIEMQDVWKTYANGTHALQGVSVKIDRNEFVYIVGPSGAGKSTFMKLIYREEVPTKGQISVGGFNIGKLKPRKIPYVRRNIGVVFQDFRLLPKMTAFENIAFAMEVIEAPKKVIKKRVNEVLDLVGLRSKANREPSQLSGGEQQRIAIARAIVNSPSVIIADEPTGNLDPETSWGIMQLLDEINFRGTTIVMATHNRDIVNRMRKRVLAIENGNIVRDQVRGDYGYEF; encoded by the coding sequence ATGATTGAAATGCAGGATGTGTGGAAGACCTACGCAAATGGGACCCATGCTTTGCAAGGTGTATCTGTCAAAATCGATCGCAACGAATTCGTGTATATCGTCGGACCGTCCGGCGCAGGTAAATCAACTTTCATGAAATTAATTTATAGAGAAGAAGTTCCGACCAAGGGGCAAATTTCTGTAGGCGGCTTTAATATTGGTAAACTTAAGCCTCGTAAGATTCCTTATGTTCGCCGCAATATTGGCGTTGTCTTTCAGGATTTCAGGCTGTTGCCGAAGATGACGGCTTTTGAGAATATTGCCTTTGCCATGGAAGTTATCGAAGCGCCGAAGAAGGTCATCAAGAAGCGTGTGAATGAGGTGCTCGATCTCGTGGGTCTGCGGAGCAAGGCTAATCGCGAGCCCTCCCAGCTGTCCGGTGGAGAGCAGCAACGAATTGCTATCGCTAGGGCAATCGTCAATAGTCCTTCTGTAATTATTGCGGACGAGCCTACAGGCAACCTGGACCCGGAGACCTCATGGGGCATTATGCAGCTGCTTGATGAAATTAATTTTCGGGGGACAACGATCGTAATGGCAACCCACAACAGAGATATTGTGAACCGCATGCGCAAACGGGTGCTCGCCATTGAGAACGGAAACATTGTTAGAGACCAAGTGAGAGGGGATTACGGTTATGAGTTTTAA
- the ftsX gene encoding permease-like cell division protein FtsX, with amino-acid sequence MSFKTFLRHVREGFKNVFRNGWMSIASITSIVVSLFVLGVFILLVLNVNAVADKADSQVQINVHLALNTDQKMRETLENEIGSMPEVSKIEFISKEQGLKDFRKDMGKDAAELLEGFDTDNNPLPDKLLVEVVEPTTVAFVSEKIEALNKIHPEQPIYKVNYGKGSIETLFKVTRAVRNIGFIFVAGLALMSMFLISNTIRVTILARRKEIGIMKLVGATNYFIRWPFFIEGALIGMIGSLVTSGALYIGYTSLVASVQGDPMLGLELVPFNHIWMQLCGLLVGLGVLIGVWGSTVSIRKFLKV; translated from the coding sequence ATGAGTTTTAAGACCTTCTTGCGGCATGTGCGGGAAGGCTTCAAAAACGTATTCCGCAACGGGTGGATGTCGATAGCGTCCATCACCTCCATTGTCGTGTCTCTGTTCGTGCTAGGAGTATTTATACTGCTTGTGCTCAATGTGAATGCTGTAGCTGATAAGGCGGACAGTCAGGTTCAGATCAATGTGCATTTGGCTCTGAATACCGATCAGAAGATGCGCGAGACGTTAGAGAACGAAATTGGCAGTATGCCGGAAGTCAGCAAGATTGAATTCATCTCCAAGGAGCAAGGGCTGAAGGATTTCCGTAAAGACATGGGCAAGGATGCGGCTGAGCTTCTGGAAGGGTTCGACACAGATAATAATCCGCTGCCGGACAAGCTGCTGGTAGAGGTTGTTGAGCCGACGACGGTTGCGTTTGTCTCTGAGAAGATTGAAGCGCTCAACAAAATTCACCCCGAGCAGCCGATATATAAAGTGAACTATGGTAAGGGCTCCATTGAGACATTATTTAAGGTCACGCGTGCCGTGCGCAACATCGGTTTTATTTTTGTAGCGGGACTGGCGCTGATGTCGATGTTTCTGATCTCGAATACCATTCGGGTTACGATTCTGGCCCGGCGCAAGGAGATTGGCATTATGAAGCTGGTAGGCGCAACAAACTATTTTATTCGCTGGCCCTTTTTTATAGAAGGCGCACTGATTGGGATGATTGGATCATTAGTCACCTCAGGTGCTTTGTATATCGGCTATACCAGCTTGGTAGCGTCCGTACAGGGAGATCCAATGCTTGGACTCGAATTAGTTCCCTTTAACCATATATGGATGCAGCTGTGCGGTTTGCTGGTAGGTCTCGGCGTGCTGATTGGTGTCTGGGGAAGTACCGTATCTATTCGCAAGTTTTTGAAAGTATAA
- a CDS encoding M23 family metallopeptidase, producing the protein MKKIAAGLAVLLLAVTIFQPSDGYAKKTSVTEIDKQLKKLQQEVQTAKAQQEKAASRNQEAQHYKNKTNLNLQYVLEQVDLVKGKMTDISSKIAKTEDSLNVTATELDEAEARVASREKLLESRVRLMYTDGAVSYLDVLLSSTSFSDFLDRADSLKMIVDQDQDLLVQHKLDKQTVVVKKQQLEGQYAQAKQLYTDLESQRSMLKEKEDEKQELIAYYDKEIQESDEVSEEQNAKLVELASNRSALEQQKDKIKAEEAARKAAAVKAAAAKAEAARQAKANSSSSGSNSSSSAYEGGNGPFLLPVGSVRISSGFGPRTHPVTGEVGKMHTGVDFAVPQGTDIHAADAGTVLVAEWWSGYGYCVIVDHGGGVWTLYGHIREGGIKVKVGDHVDRGQTIAESGATGRVTGPHLHFEVRIDGKPVNPMPYL; encoded by the coding sequence TTGAAGAAGATTGCCGCCGGCTTAGCTGTATTGTTACTGGCTGTCACCATATTCCAACCCTCTGACGGTTATGCCAAGAAGACTAGTGTTACTGAGATCGACAAGCAGCTGAAGAAGCTGCAGCAAGAAGTACAGACTGCCAAGGCACAGCAGGAGAAAGCCGCTTCGCGCAATCAGGAAGCACAGCACTATAAGAACAAGACCAATCTCAATCTGCAGTATGTACTGGAGCAAGTGGATCTCGTAAAGGGTAAGATGACCGATATTTCCTCCAAGATCGCCAAGACGGAAGATTCATTGAACGTTACAGCTACCGAATTGGACGAAGCGGAGGCACGTGTAGCTTCAAGGGAGAAGCTGCTGGAGTCCCGTGTTCGGCTAATGTATACGGATGGTGCAGTGTCTTATCTGGATGTCTTGCTCTCATCCACGAGCTTTTCTGACTTTCTGGATCGAGCGGACTCTCTGAAGATGATTGTGGATCAGGATCAGGATCTGTTGGTGCAGCATAAGCTGGACAAGCAGACAGTTGTTGTCAAGAAGCAGCAGCTTGAAGGGCAATATGCGCAAGCTAAACAGCTGTATACAGATTTGGAATCCCAGCGCAGCATGCTGAAGGAGAAGGAAGACGAGAAGCAGGAGCTTATCGCTTACTACGACAAGGAAATTCAGGAGTCTGATGAAGTCAGCGAGGAGCAGAATGCCAAGCTGGTAGAGCTTGCAAGCAATCGTTCAGCCCTGGAGCAGCAAAAGGATAAGATAAAGGCTGAGGAAGCGGCCCGCAAAGCAGCGGCGGTCAAAGCGGCTGCGGCCAAAGCGGAAGCGGCTCGCCAGGCTAAAGCGAATTCTTCCAGTAGCGGAAGCAATAGTTCCAGTTCAGCCTATGAAGGTGGGAATGGACCTTTCCTGCTTCCTGTAGGGTCCGTCAGAATTTCGTCAGGCTTCGGCCCGCGGACACATCCGGTTACGGGTGAGGTAGGCAAGATGCATACCGGGGTTGACTTTGCAGTTCCACAGGGAACCGATATTCATGCGGCTGATGCCGGAACGGTACTTGTGGCTGAATGGTGGAGCGGTTATGGTTATTGTGTGATTGTTGACCATGGCGGAGGCGTGTGGACACTGTATGGACATATCCGTGAGGGCGGCATAAAGGTTAAGGTAGGGGATCACGTTGATCGCGGTCAGACAATTGCTGAATCTGGTGCGACAGGCCGTGTAACAGGCCCACATCTTCATTTCGAAGTACGGATTGATGGTAAGCCGGTTAATCCTATGCCTTATCTCTAA
- a CDS encoding S41 family peptidase produces the protein MLKKSTAAFMIIAALLCGSLLTLSVTGYSSVFGQAAGEGITSVLQTTGLQDKESKKLGTALDLIEGNYYKTVDRDKLIDGAVNGMMEALGDPYSNYMGKETAAQFEESIEGSFTGIGAEVSSDNGKVVVVSPIKGSPAETSGIQAKDVILSVNGESLEGLELNAAVAKIRGPKGSKATLKIQRAGATEPLQFVITRDDVKLETVYATMEKDGVGVIEVTQFSLNTAERFKEELGKLEKQGMKGLVIDVRNDPGGVLPIVIEMAEQFVPSGKTIVQVEYKTKEREVSTSKGSRKAYPVVVLMNKGSASASEILAGALQQSAGAKLIGDNSFGKGTVQTSFDKQLQDGSLLKITIAKWLTPDGTWIHGKGIKPDIAVAQPDYFSVAPINKSVILQYNMNSADVKSAQTMLDGLGYKPGRKDGYFDVDTKNAVKKFQSTAKLKVTGIIDAKTAESLELSLIKAIQDPVNDNQRNKGIAEIQKEIKAAASKK, from the coding sequence ATGTTAAAAAAAAGCACAGCGGCGTTTATGATAATCGCTGCCTTGCTATGCGGCAGCTTATTGACCCTGAGTGTGACTGGTTACAGTTCTGTTTTTGGACAAGCCGCAGGTGAAGGGATAACATCGGTTTTGCAGACTACTGGACTGCAGGATAAAGAATCCAAGAAGCTCGGAACTGCTCTGGATCTGATTGAGGGCAATTATTATAAGACTGTAGATCGCGACAAGCTGATAGATGGTGCTGTCAATGGGATGATGGAAGCATTGGGCGATCCGTATTCCAACTATATGGGTAAGGAAACAGCCGCACAGTTTGAGGAAAGTATTGAAGGTTCCTTTACAGGGATAGGAGCGGAAGTCTCCTCGGATAATGGCAAGGTAGTTGTGGTTTCACCGATTAAGGGCTCACCGGCTGAGACCTCCGGGATTCAAGCCAAAGATGTGATTCTGTCTGTTAATGGAGAATCGCTGGAAGGCCTGGAATTAAATGCTGCGGTGGCCAAGATACGTGGTCCTAAAGGCAGCAAGGCGACCTTGAAGATACAACGTGCTGGCGCTACAGAGCCGCTGCAATTTGTGATTACCCGGGATGACGTGAAGCTGGAAACCGTGTATGCCACTATGGAGAAGGATGGGGTTGGCGTCATCGAGGTCACCCAATTCTCCCTGAATACTGCGGAGCGTTTCAAAGAAGAGCTAGGTAAACTGGAGAAGCAGGGCATGAAGGGCCTCGTCATCGATGTTCGAAATGACCCAGGTGGTGTTCTTCCGATTGTCATTGAGATGGCAGAACAGTTCGTACCGTCAGGCAAAACAATCGTGCAGGTAGAGTATAAGACCAAAGAGCGTGAGGTCAGTACCTCCAAGGGTTCACGCAAAGCCTATCCAGTCGTTGTACTGATGAATAAAGGTAGCGCAAGCGCCTCGGAAATATTGGCAGGAGCTCTGCAGCAATCGGCAGGAGCTAAGCTGATCGGGGATAATTCATTCGGCAAAGGCACTGTACAGACCAGCTTTGACAAGCAACTGCAAGATGGTAGCTTACTGAAGATTACCATTGCCAAATGGTTAACACCTGATGGCACGTGGATTCACGGCAAAGGGATTAAACCCGATATTGCCGTTGCACAGCCAGATTACTTCTCGGTAGCACCGATTAACAAAAGTGTAATTCTGCAATATAACATGAATAGTGCAGATGTGAAGAGTGCACAAACGATGCTGGATGGTTTGGGATACAAGCCAGGGCGTAAAGATGGCTATTTCGATGTGGATACGAAGAATGCAGTCAAGAAATTCCAAAGCACAGCGAAGCTGAAAGTAACTGGAATAATTGACGCAAAAACAGCGGAGTCGCTTGAACTTTCATTGATCAAGGCTATTCAGGACCCTGTCAATGACAACCAGCGGAATAAGGGAATTGCAGAGATTCAGAAGGAAATCAAGGCGGCAGCGTCGAAAAAGTAA